Genomic segment of Deltaproteobacteria bacterium:
CCCGCGCAGCGCTACGACGCGAAGACCCTCTTCGACCGCATCAACGGCGCGGCCCCGACCTACCTCGAGGCGGGCTTCCGCTTCTCCTTCGGCGCCGAGTACCGCAAGGGCGCGGAGCTCTCGGCCACCGCGGACCTCTTCGCTCTCGGCACGCCCGCGCAGGCGAAGGCGCTCTACCTCGCCGAGCGCTACGCGGGCTTCAAGGTGGTGAAGCTCGGCGAGGACGGCTACGCCGCCGGGGGAGGCCTGAGCTTTCTCTCGGGCAGGTACTACGTGAAGCTGGCCGCGCACCAGCAAGGCCCCGAGGCCGAGACCGCGCTCGAGGGGCTCGGCGCGGACCTCGCCGCCACCCTGTCCGCCGCCCGGGCCCGCAAGGGCCGCAAGTGAGCGAGCCGCGCGATGCCCCGGACGGCGCTGCGCCCCCCCTCGGCCCGACGCGGCGCGAGGCGCTGACCCGGATCGGCAGCGCGCTCCTCGTCGGAACGGCGGCCACGCTCGGCGCCGTGGCCTTCTACGACCGGCGCAAGCCGGTGCGCGAGCACCGCGAGCGGGACCGCGTCGTGCCGAGCCACGCCGTGGAGCTTCCCGCCGGCACCCCCCGCCTCGTCATCGCCCGGGGGAAGGACCCGGGCAGAAACGTCGTCGCCGCGCTCGAGCGACTCGGCGGGATGGGCCGCTTCGTCACGCGCGAGGATGTCGTGCTGGTCAAGCCCAACGCGGGCTGGGACCGCACTCCCGAGCAGGCGGCCAACACCGACCCGCGCGTGATCGCCGCGGTGGTCCGCGCCTGTCGCGAGGCCGGCGCGAAGAAGGTCCTCGTCGCCGACTGTCCGGTGAACAACCCCGAGAGCTGCTTCGGGCGGAGCGGGATCCTCGAGGCCGCCACGCGCGAGGGGGCCCAGGTCGTCTCGCCCAGCCGCGCGCGCCACGTGATGGTCACCATCCCCGGCAAGCTCGGGCGCTGGCCGGTGCTCGAGCCCTTCGCCACCGCCACCAAGGTGATCAACGTGCCCGTGGCCAAGCACCACTCGCTCACGCGCGTGACCTGCGGGCTGAAGAACTGGTACGGCATCCTGGGCGGGCGACGCGCGCGGCTGCACCAGCGCATCGACGAGTCGATCGTGGAGCTCGCGGCGCTGATGAAGCCCACCCTCACCGTCGTGGACGCCACGCGCCTGCTGATGCGCAACGGCCCCACGGGGGGGAGCCTCGCCGACGTGAAGCGGGGGGACGCGCTGGCCATCTCGCTCGACCCGGTGGCCGCCGACGCGTGGGCCGCGAGCCTGCTCGAGGCCGACCCGCAGGCCCTCGCCTGGCTGCGGCTGGCCGAGGAGCGCAAGCTCGGGCGCGTGGACTACCGGGTCCTGAACCCCCTCGAGCTGACGACCGGATAGGCGCATGAAGGAGCCGAAGAAGAGCACCGTGCCCCTCTGGATCGCCGTCCGGCGCATCTATCAGGTCTTCTTCCTCGGCCTCTTCGCGCTCCTGCTCCTGCTCGCCAGCAACGCCTACCTCGAGCACCACCGCCACGCCGTGGGGCTCTTTCTCGAGGCGGACCCGCTGATCGCGCTCGGCGCCGCGCTCGGGGGCAAGGTGGTCTTCGGCGGCACGATCCTGGCGCTGGTGGTCGTGCTGCTCACGCTCGTCTTCGGCCGCGTCTTCTGCTCCTTCATCTGCCCCCTCGGCATCCTGAACCACGCCGTCAGCGCGCTCCCCTCGGTCTTCAAGCGCAGCGAGCGCCAGAAGGCCAACGAATGGCGACCGCTCTACCAGCTCAAGTACTACGTGCTGCTCGCGCTGCTCGTCGGCGCGGCCCTGGGGGTGCTGCAGGTCGGCCTCCTCGACCCGATCGCGCTCACCGTGCGCACCGCCGCGGTGACGCTCCTGCCCGGGCTCCAGCTCGCCGGGGTTCCGCTCTACGCCGAGCAGCCGAGCTACCTCCACGGCTGGATCGTTGGCGGCCTTTTCGTGCTGCTCCTCTTCTCGAACCGTTTGATCATGCGCTTCTGGTGCCGGGCCCTCTGTCCCCTCGGCGGCCTCCTCGGGCTCGTGGCGCGCTTCTCTCTCTTTCGCGTCTGGCGCGACCCGAAGGTCTGTCTCGACTGCCACAAGTGCAACGAGGCCTGCCACGGGGCCTGCGACCCGCACGGCAAGCTGCGCTTCGCCGATTGCGTGATGTGCCTCAACTGCTTCAGCGCCTGCCCCCAGTCGGGCGGGATGCGCTACGGCCTGCTGCCGCCGACCCCCACCGAGGTCGCCTCGCCCGACCTCGGGCGCCGGCAGACCGCCGCGGCCCTCGCGAGCGGCGTGGCGCTCCTGCCCGTGCTGCGCACGAGCAACGGGGTGCTCCGCGGCGCCGCGCACGACGTGATCCGTCCGCCGGGCTCGCTCTCCGAGGAGGACTTTGCCGCGAAGTGCGTGAAGTGCGGCCTCTGCATGCGCGCCTGTCCGACGAGCGTGCTCCAGCCCGCGGGCCTGCAGGCGGGGCTCGAGGGGCTCTGGAGCCCCATCCTGCGCTACGACCAGGGCTTCTGCAGCCACGAGTGCACGCTCTGCAGCCAGGTCTGCCCGACGGGGGCGATCCGCCCGGTCACCGCGGCCGAGCGCAGCGGAGAGCCCCCCTACAGCGAGCCGCTCAAGCTCGGCACCGCCTTCTACGACCGCGGGCGCTGCCTCCCCTGGTCCATGGCCACCCCCTGCATCGTCTGCGAGGAGGTCTGCCCCACCTCGCCGAAGGCCATCTGGCTCGAGGACGCCGAGGTCAAGCGTCGCGACGGGAGCACCGTGAAGGTGCAGCTCCCGCACCTCGACCCCGAGCGCTGCATCGGCTGCGGCACCTGTCAGTATCGCTGTCCGGTGGGCACCGAGGCGGCGATCCGGGTGAGCAGCGTCGGAGAGAGCCGCTCGCTCGACAACCGCATGCTGATCCGGTCCTATTGAGGAGGAGGCGCGCACCGTCATGACCTCCCGCAGGCCCCCGAGCTCGTCCCCCTCCCGGGGCCCGTCCCGCCGCCGCTTCCTGCAGGGGGGAGCGGCCCTCGGCGCCGCCGCGCTCACCGGCTGCCTCCCCGACGTGGACGGCCTCTGGAAGGGGGAGGCCGTCGCTCCCTGCGGGGAGAGCCCGGCCCGCGCCCTCCCCGCCCTCGGCCCGAACGCGGGGCGCGTGGTCGAGCTCCACGACCCGGCGCTCGTCTCGGAGACCGCCGTGGACGCCCGCCGCGTCGGCGAGGCGCTCACCCGCGTGCTCCTGGCCCTGGCGCGCGCCGCCGACCTGCGGGCCGCCTGCCGCGCCCTCTTCCCGAGCTACAAGCCCGGCGAGGTGGTGGGGATCAAGGTGAACGTGCTGAACGCGCGCGTTCCGACGCAGCCCGCGCTGGTCAAGGCCCTCGTCGACGCGCTGCGGAGCGGCCTCGGCCTCGCCCCCGAGCAGCTCCTCGTCTGGGACCGCCGCCTGGACGAGCTCCGACAGGTCCAGCTCGGACCCGGCGCCCTCGGCGCCACGGTGGAGGGGACCTGGGAGACCCCGGAGGGGAAGGGGGCGGGGCGCGGCTACGAGCTCGGCGCCACCTGCATCGGCGGACGCTCGACCCACCTCTCCAACATCGTGACCCGGCGCGTGGACCACCTGGTGAACCTGGCCGTGATGAAGAACCACAAGGCGGCGGGCTTCACGGGGGTGCTGAAGAACGTCTACGGTCTCATCGACAACCCCGGAGATTTTCACGACCGCAAAAGTGGAGAGGCTGTTCTAGAACGCCGCTTCGAAGAGGCCATCCCGGCGATTAACGCCCTGCCCGAGGTGGGGGGCAAGACCAGACTCTACCTGCTCGACGCGCTGATCGGCGTCTGCAAGGGGGACACGAGCGACCCGCCCGACTGCACCCCGGCGCGCCTGCTCGCGGCCCTCGACCCGGTCGCGCTCGACGTGCGGGGACGGCAGCTCCGCGACGAGGCGCGGGGGCCGAGGCTCGGCCCCTCGACCGAGACGATCAGCAGTGGCTGGCTCGCCGCCGCGGAGCGCGCGGGCCTCGGTAGCCCCAAGGTGAAGCTCGAACCCGCTTCGTAGCGAAGCGGCGCCGCACGGAGGGAGACGCACCATGCGCAAGCTCGACCGACGAACCTTTCTGAAGGCGATGGGGGCCGGGGCCGCCGGGGCGGGGCTCCTCGGCGGGCCGTTCGTGGAAGGGACGGCAGAGGCCGCCACGCCCCGCGTGGTGGTGGTGCGCGGCACCGACCCGCTGGCCATGCTCAAGGCGGCGCTCAAGGTCTTCCCCGAGCTCGAGAGCGCGGTGAAGGGGAAGAAGGTGGCCCTGAAGCCCAACATGTCCTTCCGCAACCCCGCCGCGTGGGGCAACAACACGAGCCCCGAGGTGGCGGCCGCCGTGGCGGAGCTCTGCCGGCAGTGGGGGGCGGCGCAGATCACCGCCGTGGACCACATCCTGAGCTCCCCGCAGTCGATCACCGCCTGCGGCGTGGGGCCAGCCCTGGCCAAGGTGGGCCACGTGCAGGTGCTCTCGGCGCACCTGCGCAGCGACTACGTGGAGCGCGCGGTACCGAAGGGCAAGCAGCTCAAGAGCACCTACGTCCCGCGCGTGGTGGCGAACGCCGACCTGCTCATCAACATCCCGAACGCGAAACAGCACAACGAGTCGCGCGTCTCCTTCGGCCTCAAGAACCTGATGGGGCTGGTGTGGGACAGGAAGTACTTCCACGAGCTGATCAACCTGCACCAGGGGATCGCCGACCTCTCGACCCTGCTCACTCCGCGCCTCACCGTGATCGACGCCACCCGCGTGATGGTGAACAACGGCCCGCAGGGGCCGGGAACCGTCGAGAAGCTGCAGACCATCGTGGTCGGCCTAGACCCCGTGGCCACCGACGCCGTCGCGCTCGGCCTCACCAAGTGGAGGGGGCAGACCCTCGAGCCCAAGGACGTGGAGCACCTGCGCCTGGCCGCGGCCGCCGGCGTCGGGGTAGCGGACCTGTCACGCATCAAGGTGATCAAGAAGCGCGTGTGAGGATGAACGCTCTGGCCGCGCACCACGACGTGCTTCGCTAGCCCCTTTCCCTTCGCCCGCGAGAGGCCTCGCCCTGCTCTTCCGCGCTCTTTTCGCCGTCGCCGTGCTCGCCGTCGCCCTCCCGGGCCCCGCGCACGCGCGCCGCTACCCGATCACCAAGGCCGATGAGAGCGGCACCTGGATCGGCACGCGCCGGGGGCTGCTCCACGGTGTGGGAGAGCTCTGGAAGCGCACCGACGAGCGGTCGGGGCTCCCCTCCCCCGTGGTGAACGACCTGGAGCTCACCCCTCGTGCCGTCTGGGTAGCCACCCCGCGGGGGCTCGCCCGGCTCGACAAGGGCTCCCGGCGCTGGGAGACCGTCGCGGCGCCACCCTTGCCGTCCGTGGAGACCACCTCTGTGTCGTTCGACCCGAGCGAACCGGACCAGCTCTGGGTCGGCACCGCGAAGGGGCTCGCCCACTACAACGTGCGCACGAACAGCTGGTCGCGCGTCCCCGACGGGATCCTCCCCGCGGGGAAAGTCCACGACGTGCACGCGCGCGGCCGCACGGTCTGGGTCGCGACCGACGCGGGCCTCGCCGCGTACGAGCCCGCCCTCGGGAGCGCGAAGCTCTACTCGAGGCAGCACAGTCTCCCCGGCGACCGCGTCCTCGAGCTGGACGAGCTCGGGCAGGACCTCTGGCTGACCTGCGACGGAGGCCTCGCGCGCATGAGCCTGCAGCGCCGCACCTTCGCCGGCTTCGGCCCGAAGCAGGGGCTCCCGGGCGGACCGCTCCTCGCCCTCGCGCGCCTCGAGAACACGCTGTACGTGGTCACGGCGCAGGGGCTCGTGACCTACGACGTGAGCGCCGACGTGCTGGTCCCCTTCCGGCACGAGAAGGGGCTCCTCGGCGCGCGGGTCCGCGCGGTGGCCGCCACCGGGGGGTACGCCTGGTTCGCCACCTCGCAGGGCCTGAGCCGCTTCGACCCGGCCAAGAAGGTCTGGGCCTACTACAAGACCGAGGACGGGCTGAGCACCACCGACGCGCGCGAGCTCACGGTGGCCGGCAGCGCGCTCCTCATCTTCGGCGGCAAGGGGGAGCTCGACAGCTACGACCACAAGAAGGACGAGTGGCTCGAGCGCACGGGGCTGCTCGGCGCGGGGGCGGACCGCACGGCGGGAGAGCCGAGGGGGGCGGGGCCAACCTCGGGGCCGGCGTCCGCGCCCAGCTCGGCTCCGGCAAGGCCCACTGCCCCCCCGCGCGTCAAGCTCAGCGTGAGCGCCGAGCTGGACACCGAGCTCAAGCAGGATCTCACCTACCGCCCGACGGCCACCCCGCGCACCGACCGCGAGGGCTACTGGCTCGTGAACACGCTGCGCCTCGGCGCCGGGGCCGCCTTCGCCAGCGGCCGCAAGGTGGACCTCTCCGGGAGTCTCGACTGGGGCGACATCTCGCCGCTCTTTCTCGGCCAGGGGGCGACGCTGCGCTCGTTTCAGCGCTACGAGCTCGAGCTGCGCTACCTGGGCCTCGAGCGCGACTTCGTGCGCGAGGCGCTCTTCGGCCATCAGGTGCGGCTGGAACCGAGCGGGGGCCCCCTCACCGAGCGCACCGAGCTCGAGGGGGGACGCCTGGTCCTCTCCGCCGGACCGCCGCGAGCCGGCGGGCGCTTCGCGACGCTGCAGGCCACCGCCGGCGTACGCCGCGGCACGCCGCTCCGCCTGGTGCTCCGGCGTCCGAGCGTGGAGTCGCTCCAGGTCAAGCGCCTCAAGCTGAGCCGTCCGGGCCCCGACGGCACGCCGCGCGAGCTCCGCTACGTCATCCCGCAGAGCGTGCGCGTGCTCCTCGACGGACGCGAATTAGAACGCAACGTCGATTACTTCATGGACCACGAGAACGGTGTGCTCTGGCTGCGCAACACGGACCTCTTGCACCCGACCCGGGTTGTAGAAGTAGAGCTCGAATACGAGCAGATCCCGCGCAAGAACGTGGGCGCCGTGGCCATGACCGACCTCTTGCCGCGCGACGGCACACTCGGGCAGCTCAAGCGCACGGGGCGCGCCCGCTGGGCCAAGGACGAGCAGGGGCTCTTCGACGAGATCGACGGCGGCGCCGACCAGTTCATCAATCGCGGCTGGGTCAAGACGCTCTCGCAGGACTTCGAGTGGGGGAGCTCGGGCGTCTCGCTACGCATCTACGACATGGGGGACGACAAGAACGCGGGCTCCATCTTCATCGTGCGCAAGCTCCCCGAGGCCAAGCCGGTCCCCGGGATGGACGACGTCTTCGTCGAGAAGCAGACCGCGGGGCTGACGGTGAAGCTGGTCCGGGGGAGCTTCTACGTGGAGGTGAGCATCGACCAGGCGAGCCAGGAACAGGAGCTGCTCTCCATCGCCGGGTGGCTCGTGAGCAAGCTCTCGGCCTCGGGCGGCACCTCGGCCGACCAGCTCCGCGACCTGATCGGCGGCGCCTCCCTCGATCTGAAGCTCACCGATCGCACCCAGGTGGGGCTGGCCTACTACAGCACGCGCAGCCTTGACGACCCGGAGCTCCGCGCGCGCGAGAAGCTCGAGGAGCTGGCGCGGGACGTCTTCTCGGCCCACGCCCAGCACGTGCGCCCCCTCGGCAAGCGCTACCGGCTGGACGCACGGCTGCAGGGGGCCGGGAGTCAGGCCTGGCAGCAGGGCTACGTCTCCGGCGCGGCGGTGGACGGCCGACTGCTCGTCTCGGGCCCGCGCCTCGTCCTCTCGGCGACGGGGCGCAAGTTCACCCCCGAGTACCTGGGCCTCGGAGTCGCACGGCAGACCGAGTTCTGCCGCACGGCCACGCGCCAGTGCGTGGCCCCCTTCTCGAGCCACCTCGACTACGAAGCAGGGCTCGAGAGCACGGTGCGTCCGGCGAGCTTTCTGCCCGTGCGGCTGGCCTACCAGCGGCAGGTCACGCGCCTCGGCGAGGACTACGCCGACGCCCCGGCCGGCGGCCCGGGCGAGGGGAGCCGCGACGTGGCGAGCGCGCAGGTGACGCTCGACCGGGCGGGCCTGCCCCGACTCTCCGTCGGAGCCGACCTCCTGCGCCGGGCCGACCCCTTCGCCCGCCAGCTCGAGTGGCGCGCCTCCTCGGCGCTCGAGGCGGACCTCGCGGGGCACCTGCGCGCGCTGCGGCTGAAGAAGCTCTTCCTGCGCGGCCTCTACGAGCACGGCCAGGCCGACATCGACGAGCGGCGGCGGAGCGCGGGCGACGAGCGGGACCGGCACCAGGTCTTGCACCACGCCGTCGGCGAGCTGCGCCTCGCGCCCACGCTCACCGAGAACGCCTACGCGACGGTGGACCTGCACCGACTGCGCGGCGTGCTCGACGCGAGCGGCGAGCTCGCAGATCAGCTCACCTACTGGCGGCTCGACGCCGGGGCCTCGAGCGGGTTCGTGCGGGGGCTGGCCCTGCGCTTCGACAGCACCCTCTGGTTCGGCGACGACCGGCCGCTCGTCTCGACCGAGCCCGGGGCGCCGGCCGCGGCCACGCTCCCGCCCGTAGACCCGGAGCGCAACCAGCAGGCGGACTCGCGCCTCTCGGGGATCCTGGACCTCTTCCCGGGCGAATGGCTGAAGCGCCTCGGCCCGCTCAAGTTCAGCGGGGCCTACACCTACACGCGGCAGGCCGCCGCGCAGGGCCGCATCCGCGCCACCGTCGCGCGCGGCGTCGAACGCTGCGACGTGGTCGGGGACGAGGACGGCGACGGGCTGGCCGACTGCGCCGACCCCGACTGCGCGCTGGCCGATCAGTGCCTCTTGCGTACGAGCCGCCTCGAGAGCCACCGCGGCTACGGAACCCTCTCGTGGGACACGCCGGGCAAGCTCTTCGTCGAGCTCTTCGGCGATCTGCGGTGGGGCTTCTCGGACCGGGACCGAGTGCTGCGCAGCACGCGGCAGGAGCTCCGCTCCCAGCTCGTGTGGCGGCCGATCTATCCCTCGCCCATCACCGCGCGCTTCGACCTGGTGCGCGAAATGAAGCGTCCCGATCAATACGACGGCATCCTCCCGGCGATCGAGGCGATGCAGACGGTCTACGAGCCGGCGCTCGAGTGGCGCAGGCGCTGGTCCCCGAGGTGGTGGCACTGGGCCAAGCTCGCGCTGTCGGTGAACCAGTTCCGGGACCTGCCCCACATTCGCACGGTGGAGGACGCCTTCGGCAAGAAGGGAGACCTCGAGCGTCGCGACTACGACCAATGGGCGCTCAAGCCGAGCCTGGAGGTGCGTCGCCGCTTCGAGGACCCGCAAGGGCGCTTCAGCGTGCGCCCCTACGCCCGCGCCACCTACAAGCTGCAGTGGGGCTCCGGCCTGCGCTCGCGCATCGACTCGCGGGAGTGCCGGCCCGGCGACCCCTGCCTCGCGAACGGTTCGGAGACGAGTCAGACCTACTCGCTCTCCGTCGGCGCCGTCTGGGTGCACGCCGAGAACCTCTTCATCGACCTGGACCTGACGGGGAGCTACTACGACTGCATCCGGCCGGCGTCGGGGGCGCTC
This window contains:
- a CDS encoding DUF362 domain-containing protein — encoded protein: MRKLDRRTFLKAMGAGAAGAGLLGGPFVEGTAEAATPRVVVVRGTDPLAMLKAALKVFPELESAVKGKKVALKPNMSFRNPAAWGNNTSPEVAAAVAELCRQWGAAQITAVDHILSSPQSITACGVGPALAKVGHVQVLSAHLRSDYVERAVPKGKQLKSTYVPRVVANADLLINIPNAKQHNESRVSFGLKNLMGLVWDRKYFHELINLHQGIADLSTLLTPRLTVIDATRVMVNNGPQGPGTVEKLQTIVVGLDPVATDAVALGLTKWRGQTLEPKDVEHLRLAAAAGVGVADLSRIKVIKKRV
- a CDS encoding DUF362 domain-containing protein, yielding MTSRRPPSSSPSRGPSRRRFLQGGAALGAAALTGCLPDVDGLWKGEAVAPCGESPARALPALGPNAGRVVELHDPALVSETAVDARRVGEALTRVLLALARAADLRAACRALFPSYKPGEVVGIKVNVLNARVPTQPALVKALVDALRSGLGLAPEQLLVWDRRLDELRQVQLGPGALGATVEGTWETPEGKGAGRGYELGATCIGGRSTHLSNIVTRRVDHLVNLAVMKNHKAAGFTGVLKNVYGLIDNPGDFHDRKSGEAVLERRFEEAIPAINALPEVGGKTRLYLLDALIGVCKGDTSDPPDCTPARLLAALDPVALDVRGRQLRDEARGPRLGPSTETISSGWLAAAERAGLGSPKVKLEPAS
- a CDS encoding 4Fe-4S dicluster domain-containing protein, with protein sequence MKEPKKSTVPLWIAVRRIYQVFFLGLFALLLLLASNAYLEHHRHAVGLFLEADPLIALGAALGGKVVFGGTILALVVVLLTLVFGRVFCSFICPLGILNHAVSALPSVFKRSERQKANEWRPLYQLKYYVLLALLVGAALGVLQVGLLDPIALTVRTAAVTLLPGLQLAGVPLYAEQPSYLHGWIVGGLFVLLLFSNRLIMRFWCRALCPLGGLLGLVARFSLFRVWRDPKVCLDCHKCNEACHGACDPHGKLRFADCVMCLNCFSACPQSGGMRYGLLPPTPTEVASPDLGRRQTAAALASGVALLPVLRTSNGVLRGAAHDVIRPPGSLSEEDFAAKCVKCGLCMRACPTSVLQPAGLQAGLEGLWSPILRYDQGFCSHECTLCSQVCPTGAIRPVTAAERSGEPPYSEPLKLGTAFYDRGRCLPWSMATPCIVCEEVCPTSPKAIWLEDAEVKRRDGSTVKVQLPHLDPERCIGCGTCQYRCPVGTEAAIRVSSVGESRSLDNRMLIRSY
- a CDS encoding DUF362 domain-containing protein, coding for MSEPRDAPDGAAPPLGPTRREALTRIGSALLVGTAATLGAVAFYDRRKPVREHRERDRVVPSHAVELPAGTPRLVIARGKDPGRNVVAALERLGGMGRFVTREDVVLVKPNAGWDRTPEQAANTDPRVIAAVVRACREAGAKKVLVADCPVNNPESCFGRSGILEAATREGAQVVSPSRARHVMVTIPGKLGRWPVLEPFATATKVINVPVAKHHSLTRVTCGLKNWYGILGGRRARLHQRIDESIVELAALMKPTLTVVDATRLLMRNGPTGGSLADVKRGDALAISLDPVAADAWAASLLEADPQALAWLRLAEERKLGRVDYRVLNPLELTTG